The following coding sequences are from one Frigoribacterium sp. Leaf415 window:
- a CDS encoding metal ABC transporter ATP-binding protein — MTDPSGATSVAAATRASSAGGGGDAVLRLRDAGVSFGARTLWSGLDLDVRPGEFIAVLGPNGAGKTTMLRTILGQQQLTEGSIEFLGRPVGRGHRRIGYVPQQRLMESGTPLRARDMIALGVTGHRWGPRRESAAERARIDALVDDVGATSFATSPVASLSGGEQQRTRVGQALAAEPALLLCDEPLISLDLRHQREVTRLIDEQRRARNAAVVFVTHDVNPILDVVDRVLYLAGGRFRIGTPDEVLRADVLSDLYGTPVDVIRTMGRIVIVGSHDGHDHHVDEHHDDEGLVR, encoded by the coding sequence GTGACCGACCCGTCCGGCGCGACCTCCGTCGCCGCCGCCACCCGCGCCTCCTCGGCCGGTGGCGGCGGCGACGCCGTGCTGCGCCTCCGCGACGCCGGGGTCTCGTTCGGCGCCCGCACGCTCTGGTCGGGGCTCGACCTCGACGTGCGGCCGGGCGAGTTCATCGCGGTGCTCGGGCCGAACGGCGCGGGCAAGACGACGATGCTGCGCACGATCCTCGGCCAGCAGCAGCTGACCGAGGGCAGCATCGAGTTCCTCGGCCGACCGGTCGGGCGCGGCCACCGCCGCATCGGCTACGTGCCGCAGCAACGACTGATGGAGTCCGGCACCCCGCTGCGCGCCCGCGACATGATCGCGCTCGGCGTCACGGGCCACCGCTGGGGGCCGCGCCGCGAGTCGGCCGCCGAACGGGCCCGCATCGACGCCCTGGTCGACGACGTCGGCGCCACGTCGTTCGCGACCTCGCCGGTCGCCAGCCTCAGCGGCGGCGAGCAACAGCGCACGCGGGTCGGCCAGGCCCTGGCCGCCGAACCGGCCCTGCTGCTCTGCGACGAACCCCTCATCTCGCTCGACCTCCGCCACCAGCGCGAGGTCACCCGGCTGATCGACGAGCAGCGGCGGGCCCGCAACGCCGCGGTCGTGTTCGTGACGCACGACGTCAACCCCATCCTCGACGTCGTCGACCGGGTGCTCTACCTCGCCGGCGGCCGGTTCCGCATCGGCACGCCCGACGAGGTGCTGCGCGCCGACGTGCTGAGCGACCTCTACGGCACCCCGGTCGACGTGATCCGCACCATGGGTCGCATCGTGATCGTCGGCAGCCACGACGGCCACGACCACCACGTCGACGAGCACCACGACGACGAAGGGCTCGTCCGATGA
- a CDS encoding metal ABC transporter solute-binding protein, Zn/Mn family, translating to MKMRSLPTLLVLPAAAALVLSGCATGASGSGSTDSADGGAISVVTSTNVYGDIAKTVGGDLVDVTSIISDPSQDPHSYEADARTQLAVSKADVVVENGGGYDSFVDTMVDASGTDATVVDAVDVSGLDPEAGHDDHTDEATGDATAEADEHADHDHAAFNEHVFYSLPSMAKLATALADEFGRVDTANADTFSANAEAFGTKIADLEAQAASIKTAHDGDPVAYTEPVPGYLFDAMGLVNVTPAEFSEAIEEGDDVSPAVLNETLKLFTDGKVDLLAYNEQTSSPETEQVEKAATDAGVAIVPVTELLPEGEDYVAWQQSNIDAISEALGK from the coding sequence ATGAAGATGCGCTCGCTGCCGACCCTGCTCGTCCTGCCCGCCGCCGCGGCCCTCGTGCTGAGCGGTTGCGCCACGGGCGCCTCCGGCTCGGGCTCGACCGACTCCGCCGACGGAGGCGCGATCTCGGTGGTCACGTCGACCAACGTCTACGGCGACATCGCGAAGACCGTCGGAGGCGACCTGGTCGACGTCACGAGCATCATCAGCGACCCCTCGCAGGACCCGCACTCGTACGAGGCCGACGCCCGCACGCAGCTGGCCGTCTCGAAGGCCGACGTGGTGGTGGAGAACGGCGGCGGCTACGACTCGTTCGTCGACACGATGGTCGACGCGAGCGGCACCGACGCCACCGTGGTCGACGCGGTCGACGTCTCGGGGCTCGACCCCGAGGCCGGGCACGACGACCACACCGACGAGGCCACCGGCGACGCGACCGCAGAGGCCGACGAGCACGCCGACCACGACCACGCCGCGTTCAACGAGCACGTGTTCTACAGCCTGCCGAGCATGGCGAAGCTCGCCACGGCCCTGGCCGACGAGTTCGGCCGCGTCGACACGGCGAATGCCGACACCTTCTCCGCGAACGCCGAGGCCTTCGGCACGAAGATCGCCGACCTGGAGGCGCAGGCCGCGTCGATCAAGACGGCCCACGACGGCGACCCGGTCGCCTACACCGAGCCCGTTCCCGGCTACCTCTTCGACGCCATGGGCCTGGTCAACGTGACGCCGGCCGAGTTCTCCGAGGCCATCGAGGAGGGCGACGACGTCTCGCCCGCCGTGCTCAACGAGACCCTGAAGCTCTTCACCGACGGGAAGGTCGACCTGCTCGCCTACAACGAGCAGACCTCGAGCCCCGAGACCGAGCAGGTCGAGAAGGCCGCGACCGACGCCGGCGTCGCCATCGTGCCGGTCACCGAGCTGCTGCCCGAGGGGGAAGACTACGTGGCATGGCAACAGAGCAACATCGACGCGATCTCGGAGGCGCTCGGCAAGTGA
- a CDS encoding PTS transporter subunit EIIC: MTTTTESAPTKKRGSAAFAVLQRLGRSLMLPIAVLPAAGILLRLGQADLLGAIPGFETGASVIGAAGQAVFTWLPLIFAVGIAIGWAKKSDGSTALAAVVGYMVIDGVFKAMSPVVLAGRETPTGDPEVINYGVLAGIVMGILSAIIWQRFHRTKLPDFLGFFSGRRMVPILTAVTGLVVGVIMSFIYPLFNNALTGIGQAVASNDVVGSGVYGVANRLLIPTGLHHILNSVVWFLVGDYTNASGEVVRGDLYRFFAGDPSAGVFMTGFFPIFMFALPAAALAIWRHARPEKKKLIGGIMLSTALTAFITGITEPLEFSFMFVAWPLYVIHAVLTGTSMMLVNALDIHTGFTFSAGLIDYVLNFNISQNSIWLIPIGLGYAVVYYVLFSFVIKKWNLKTPGREDDDAAGAESVEAATKA; the protein is encoded by the coding sequence ATGACGACGACGACCGAGTCGGCCCCGACCAAGAAGAGGGGCTCGGCCGCGTTCGCGGTGCTGCAGCGCCTCGGGCGCAGCCTCATGCTGCCGATCGCCGTGCTGCCCGCCGCGGGCATCCTGCTGCGACTCGGGCAGGCCGACCTGCTCGGGGCGATCCCGGGCTTCGAGACCGGCGCCTCGGTGATCGGGGCGGCCGGGCAGGCGGTCTTCACCTGGCTGCCGCTGATCTTCGCGGTCGGCATCGCGATCGGCTGGGCGAAGAAATCGGACGGCTCGACGGCCCTCGCCGCGGTCGTCGGCTACATGGTCATCGACGGCGTCTTCAAGGCCATGTCCCCGGTCGTGCTCGCCGGTCGCGAGACCCCGACGGGCGACCCCGAGGTCATCAACTACGGCGTGCTGGCCGGCATCGTGATGGGCATCCTGTCGGCGATCATCTGGCAGCGGTTCCACCGGACGAAGCTGCCCGACTTCCTCGGCTTCTTCTCGGGCCGCCGCATGGTGCCGATCCTCACGGCCGTCACCGGCCTGGTCGTCGGCGTGATCATGTCGTTCATCTACCCGTTGTTCAACAACGCCCTCACCGGCATCGGCCAGGCCGTGGCGTCGAACGACGTGGTCGGCAGCGGCGTCTACGGCGTCGCCAACCGCCTGCTGATCCCCACGGGCCTGCACCACATCCTCAACTCGGTCGTCTGGTTCCTGGTCGGCGACTACACCAACGCGAGCGGCGAGGTCGTGCGCGGCGACCTGTACCGCTTCTTCGCCGGCGACCCGAGCGCCGGCGTGTTCATGACCGGGTTCTTCCCGATCTTCATGTTCGCCCTGCCCGCGGCGGCCCTGGCCATCTGGCGTCACGCCCGCCCCGAGAAGAAGAAGCTGATCGGCGGCATCATGCTGTCGACGGCGCTGACCGCGTTCATCACGGGCATCACCGAGCCGCTCGAGTTCTCGTTCATGTTCGTCGCCTGGCCGCTGTACGTGATCCACGCGGTGCTGACCGGCACGTCGATGATGCTGGTCAACGCGCTCGACATCCACACCGGGTTCACCTTCTCGGCGGGGTTGATCGACTACGTGCTGAACTTCAACATCTCGCAGAACTCGATCTGGCTGATCCCGATCGGGCTCGGCTACGCGGTCGTCTACTACGTCCTGTTCAGCTTCGTGATCAAGAAATGGAACCTCAAGACGCCCGGGCGCGAGGACGACGACGCCGCCGGTGCCGAGTCCGTCGAGGCCGCCACGAAGGCCTAG
- a CDS encoding glucose PTS transporter subunit EIIB translates to MSKAQAMIDGLGGADNIEEIEGCITRLRTDVRDISLVDDAALKAAGATAVVHAGGSVQVIVGTIADSLAEDINDLLP, encoded by the coding sequence ATGTCGAAAGCACAGGCCATGATCGACGGACTCGGCGGCGCCGACAACATCGAGGAGATCGAGGGCTGCATCACGCGCCTCCGCACCGACGTGCGGGACATCTCGCTCGTCGACGACGCCGCCCTCAAGGCCGCGGGAGCGACCGCCGTCGTCCACGCGGGCGGCAGCGTCCAGGTGATCGTCGGCACGATCGCCGACTCGCTCGCCGAAGACATCAACGACCTGCTGCCGTGA
- a CDS encoding PTS sugar transporter subunit IIA has product MTTVVSPVAGRVTALAEVPDAVFAGQLVGAGVAVEPSAPPAGGLVAVVSPVAGEIVKLHPHAFVVVGESGTGLLVHVGIDTVRLGGTGFELVVAEGATVAAGDLVVRFDPAVVAEAGYSAVIPVVVLDSAPDSVSQQAVGTTVASGEPLFDL; this is encoded by the coding sequence GTGACCACGGTCGTCTCGCCCGTCGCCGGCCGGGTGACGGCGCTCGCCGAGGTGCCCGACGCCGTGTTCGCGGGGCAGCTCGTGGGCGCGGGCGTCGCGGTCGAGCCGAGCGCGCCTCCTGCCGGTGGCCTGGTCGCCGTCGTCTCGCCCGTCGCGGGCGAGATCGTCAAGCTGCACCCGCACGCGTTCGTCGTCGTGGGCGAGTCGGGCACGGGCCTGCTCGTGCACGTCGGCATCGACACGGTCAGGCTCGGCGGCACGGGTTTCGAGCTCGTGGTCGCCGAGGGCGCGACCGTCGCGGCGGGCGACCTCGTCGTCCGGTTCGACCCGGCCGTCGTGGCCGAGGCGGGCTACTCGGCCGTCATCCCGGTCGTCGTGCTCGACAGCGCCCCCGACAGTGTCTCGCAGCAGGCCGTCGGCACGACCGTCGCCTCGGGTGAGCCCCTCTTCGACCTCTGA
- a CDS encoding type II toxin-antitoxin system prevent-host-death family antitoxin, which yields MTLAWPTTYATASEARRDFKRVLDASEHGATVTVSRDSYVAAVVDAERLRSFLARTVVAGVRAFHDDGAWAVVMEGRPFAAEAVDLDEAVADLAASLREYAADWNDHLQAAPNHSDNWGLVQLVALSDDEQLLAWLNHAA from the coding sequence ATGACGCTCGCCTGGCCCACCACGTACGCCACTGCCTCCGAGGCGAGGCGAGACTTCAAGCGCGTGTTGGACGCGTCCGAGCACGGGGCGACCGTCACGGTGTCGCGTGATTCGTACGTCGCGGCCGTGGTCGACGCCGAGCGTCTCCGGTCGTTCCTGGCCCGGACGGTCGTCGCCGGGGTCCGCGCGTTCCACGACGACGGCGCCTGGGCCGTGGTGATGGAGGGCCGTCCGTTCGCGGCCGAGGCCGTCGACCTCGACGAGGCCGTCGCCGACCTCGCCGCCTCGTTGCGCGAGTACGCGGCCGACTGGAACGACCACTTGCAGGCGGCCCCGAATCATTCCGACAACTGGGGTCTCGTGCAGCTCGTCGCCCTGAGCGACGACGAGCAACTCCTGGCCTGGCTCAACCACGCCGCGTGA
- a CDS encoding GntR family transcriptional regulator, whose translation MTDHITDGAVPKHEQLRSIVQRLAAGSQPGSAIASERQLMLEYGVSRITVREAVGQLVNEGWLTRVRGKGTFVAHRVVQSTLHLASFTDEMTKLGHVPSTVVLVKAETTPPPETAAALGLEAGASAFHVKRLRLADGVPVSIDDGWYPADRLPGLLDHDLSRSLYRTLDGDYATPITRATQTVSAEGADADVATLLGTREGAPVMYFDRISFAGDVPLEHAKSWYRSDRYRLKMQVESGTTPM comes from the coding sequence CCGGTTCGCAGCCCGGCTCGGCGATCGCGAGCGAGCGCCAGCTCATGCTCGAGTACGGCGTCAGCCGCATCACCGTGCGCGAGGCCGTGGGGCAACTCGTGAACGAGGGCTGGTTGACCCGCGTGCGGGGCAAGGGCACCTTCGTGGCGCACCGCGTCGTGCAGTCGACGCTGCACCTCGCCTCGTTCACCGACGAGATGACCAAGCTGGGTCACGTGCCGAGCACGGTCGTGCTGGTGAAGGCCGAGACGACTCCCCCGCCCGAGACGGCTGCGGCGCTCGGACTCGAGGCCGGCGCCTCGGCGTTCCACGTCAAGCGCCTGCGCCTGGCCGACGGCGTGCCGGTCAGCATCGACGACGGCTGGTACCCCGCCGACCGCCTGCCCGGGCTGCTCGACCACGACCTGAGCCGGTCGCTGTACCGCACGCTCGACGGCGACTACGCGACGCCGATCACGCGTGCGACCCAGACGGTCAGCGCCGAGGGGGCCGACGCCGACGTCGCGACCCTGCTCGGCACGCGAGAGGGTGCCCCGGTCATGTACTTCGACCGCATCTCGTTCGCGGGCGACGTCCCGCTCGAACACGCCAAGAGCTGGTACCGCTCGGACCGCTACCGCCTGAAGATGCAGGTCGAGTCGGGCACCACCCCGATGTGA